GCTTCCTTCTGCATACCCGAccaccaatatccttgagtGATGGCTTTGTGGGACAGAGATCTTCCTCATGTGTGACTCCCGCAAATTCCCTCATACAACTACTTGAGTAGTACCTCTGATGCTTCGGGATGTATACATAGCAAATACGGCCCAGAATAGGAGCGCTTGTACAACTTGTGGTCCTCGAACAGCTAGAACCGAGGAGcttttcttcatattttatcAGCTTTTGATTTCTCTTCAGGTAGTATATCATCTTTAAGAAAGCTCACTATAGGATCTATCCAGCTCGGACCCACTTTGACCTGATGGATTCGAACCATGTCCTTCTTGACTACATCTTCCCTGTACAAGTCCTCAACAAGGATGACTCGAGGTGAACCCTACGTCGAGGaggtggcaagagtggccaatGAATCTGCGTGCATGTTTCCACTCCTAAAGACGTGTGACAAGTCGAAGAATTCAAAATCTGATTGCAAGCGCCTGACCTGACTCAAGTACTCCTGCATTCTTACATCTCTAGCTTATAGCTCGCCCTTCACTTGTCCCACCACCAATCTCGAGTCCGAGAACAATTCCACTGCCTTTCCCCCCATTTTCTGTACCATGGCCATTCCTTGCAATAAagcctcatattcggcttcattgtttgtGGCCGAGAACCTTAATCTCAATGATTTTTCTATGGTAATCTTCTTAGGGGATATTAGAACTAGCCCCACCCCGGACCCCCTTTGGTTCGCTACGCCATCAACGTACACTTTCCAGCGTGAGGGTCCTTGCATGGAGATGTGTCAatcgattttccatccatgttttgCTCCTTTGCTACTATTTCTATTGGGGGTTCGGCAAATTCGGCTATTAAATCAGCGAGGACCTGGCCCTTGACAGAGGTCTGGGGCATGTATTTGATATcgaaagcccctagaactgtgcTCCACATGGCAATTCTTCCTGTGTAATCGGCGCTTCAGAGTACAGACTTAAGTGGAAGCGGAGTTAGAACAACGACTGTGTGCGCTTGGAAGTAATGAGGGAGTTTTCGCGTGACATGCATTAATGCCAAAATTGCCTTCTCCAATGGTAAATagcgcacctcggcctcatgcaATGATTTACTCACATAATAGATTGGTCGTTGTATGCCACCATCAATTCGTATCAACACCAAGCTTATAGCATGAGGGGCCACCGCAATGTAAGCGAACAAAACCTTGTTGgcctcagggctggacatgatgggtggccgtgataggtattccttaagttgctggaaggccaaagtgcagtcctcggaccactcaaatcctttccatttgttcatcaggaggtaaaaaggtctACAGCTATCCGCAGATCTGGAAATGAACCGATTCAAGGCTACGATCATTCTAGTGAGTTTCTAGACTTCTTTGGGGTTTCGAGGAGGTTGCAGATTGTGAATTGCTTTAATCTGATCTGGGCTCACCTCAATTCCCTTATGAGTCACCATATAGCCCAAAAATTTGCCGGACCCAACACCAAATGAGCATTTAGAGGCATTGAGACGTAGTTTGTGTTTCCTTAAGATGTCAAAAACGACTCCGAGGTCTCccacatgctcggacaccactttactttttaccaccatgtcgtctatgtagacttcaatactcttgcccagctgtggctcaaacattctagtcatcatcctttggtaggtaaATCCCGCATTCTTCAAatcaaagggcatcactttgtagtggtAATTTCCAATAGGAGTCACGAATGCTGTTTTTTCTTGATCATCCAAggctagtggtatttgatgatagccttgaaaggcatccaagaagctcatccgaAGATGACCTACAATTGCATCCACTAActggtctatccgaggcattGGGAACGGGTCTTTTGGACAcgccttgttcaagtctgtgaagtccacgcaaacttgccacttcccactcttcttctttaccactacagtattggccaaccactcgagatagaaaacttccttgatagcccctgaTTTTTTGAGCTTAATCACTTCATCCCTAACAGCGTTGGCATGCTCTTTCGACGGGCGCTggggtggttgcttcttggGAGTAACAGATGGGTTAACATTTAGGTGGTGGCAGATAAAGCTCGGATCAACCCTTGGGGCCTCGTAGGCGTCCCACGCGAACACGTCCACGTTTTCTCTAAGAGACCCAATCAGTTCTCTTTCTCTTGGGGGGGTAGTTCCGAGCCAACTTGAAAGAACTTTTCCGGATCAGCACCAACGACTACCTTTTCTAGATTTTCGCATTTTACCTCCTCAGCTAACTCGCTACCGGGCAATACCGGGGTGGctgattgctataagctcttTCCAGTAGAGGTCGAAGGCTTAACACTAGGTCGGCGTGAGATGGCAGCCACCATGCACTGTCTGGCCATGGTCTGATTCCCCACAATCTCTTTAACTTGGCCCTTCGACGGGTATTTCACCTTCTAGTGTAGCGTAGAAGAGATAGCCCCtagggcatgaagccaaggtctagccacaatagctgtgtagggtgaATAGGCATCGACTACGATgaaatccacctccaccacgtcCGAACTGGTCTGTATGGGCAATCTGATCTGGCCCCTTGGAGTAACAGTCTTCCCCTCGAAACTTACCAAAGGGGAATCGTACGCCATCAAGTCTTCGGGTTTTAAATTCAGCCCCCTGTACAGGTCGAGGTACATTACTTCCACAGCACTGCCTTGATCTACCAGTACTCTCTTCACATCAAATCCCCCAATCCTGAGTGTAACTACTAGAATATCGTCGTTGGGTTGGATGGTTCCGATCTTATCTTCGTTCGAGAATCCCAGCACAGGTAAAGCTCCCCTCTTGGCCTTTTTGGACTCCCGATTGTTATCCTCGGTGGAGAGTCGAGCCACAAACATTACTTTGGAAGGATAAGAGCAGGTCCTTCCTAGAGCAGCAAggatgacatttatcgtgccaaTGGGAGATCTTAAGGATGTATCTCTCCGGGGCTCCTAGTTTGCCTAGCCTTGATGACCACTGGAAGGATGCAAAAGGTGCCTCAGTTTCCCTTCTTGGACTAGCTGATCTAGGTGGTTCCAAAGGTTCCTGCAATCTTCTGTAGTATGTCTGTGGTCCCGGTGGTACTGACAATACAGACTTTGATTGCACTTCATAGAGTCTCCAGCCATTTTATTCGGCCACTTGAAAAATGGCTCATTCTTGACTTTTTCCAAAACCTGGTTTATCGATTCTCTGAATACGGCTTTAATCATCTGCGTGTTGGTTGATTCTAAGTGAAATCTCTCCTTAGATGGTTATTGTTGtatcggtccgacctgaaatcacTCCTCTTTTGAGGgatgaccttctcctttcctttcccttgcAGCTGGTCCTTTTCCATTCTCTTATACTTGTCAATCCAGTCCATAAGTTGACATACTTTGGTGACAAGCTTGCCAATCAAGGATTTCCTGAAGCCATGCTCGTTTGGGAGACCGCTTTTAAAAGTGCTGATGGCAACGTCATCAAAGTTGTCGTCCATCTCGTTATAcatttcccaatatctgtccgagcATGCTTTTAGAGTTTCTCCCTCGCACATGGATAATGATAACAACGAACTCAGAGGCAGAGGAACCCTGCTGTTCGTAATGAAGCGAGAGCCAAAGGCTTGAGTAGCTGCTTATTGGAATCTATGGAGTTTGTCTTCAAgccgttgaaccacctcatcacTACAGGTCCTAGGCTGGACGAGAAAACCTTGCACGTCAAAGCTTCGTTCTAGGAGTGGATGGCCATTCTTTGAttaaactggctcacatgctctatGAGGTTCGTTCGACCATTATAAACGGTGAACGTAGGCTGATGGAACCGCTGAGGTAGCCTAGCCCCTTCTATCTTGCGCGTGAAGGGTGACTTAGAGATTTGATCCAGAGACTTACTCATGGCATCGTTACCTAGGCCCATATTAAATGGGCTCTTGTGTTTTCGTCTATGATGACGCTCGTCTTCATAAGAGAATGTCTCACTTGGAGGAGTTCTTGATCTCTGCCTGTAATTACCATCCTCTTCATCATTAGAGGATATGCCAAAGCTAGAAGGAGACTGCCTCCGCTGTGCATGGCGCAGTTTCTTTTTCAAGTTGTCTATTTCCTGCTGCATGGCTTGGTTGTTGTTTCGTCTCTGGGATACGCAACTGCCCACTTGGGAGTGGCTTTTGCTCGTCTGGGTAGTATGCACACTCCCATCTCGATTCCTTTCATTCTCCTGATTTTATTCATGTACAGGGCCAAGAAAATTACCCTATCGCTGGGATCCTACGGGTTCTGTCCGTTGGGGACCTGCTTGGCATGGGTTTTCTTGGTGTAGACCTGATCCTTTCATGTCTAACTGTTGCACTCACTAACACCCAAGTtcctccccacagacggtgccaattgtagaGCTAAAatttggggcccaagcccaaattGTATGGAGTATTGGTCCAATAAgcccaatataatgaatttatagagaatgagtcaaagaactaggtcctaatgAATTAGACAACGGCTAGTATTGGATTAAAAGacaatcaagcacaaataagaGATATTGATGTCCATGGACTTTCAGTCCAAGGAAACCACAATTCTTGTATATTGATCACAGTTGGATACTAAAATAGTTTAGATTGCTACGgtgttttgtctttgtttttccGATCCCCTTCTCATAGGGGTTCTTCCACATTATATAGCTTCTTTCTAATCATcttgaccctacacttgttgatcatctggatcCCCACTTGAGTGCCCATCCTATCAAACACCCCTTTCAGTCTTTTATGAGTTATGGTAGTCAAGGCAGCATTGTTCAgaggtcctctccacattaatgcagccagaaaagtagttgcagtgcatttaatgtggaggtagcagcttttccttagatattttgagtttccttcCCTCTCACATGTTCATGGGGCACATTTCTATTACTAGAGTAAATACTTGGACTACATTCGTCGTGTCctaggaggaattcctcctcggatgtCCTTCCCTTCATCTCCCACTTATGAGACTTTTACTGGGAATCATTTAATAGTTGTTTGCTCCTCCTTAGACTTGTTAGTGTCCTCAGACAAGGCCCAAAGCCCAATggcccaatacattattttgggccctagTCCCTACAATTTACTTTGCAAATTCattgtatcaaaaaaatatatatatatattgcaaattcattaattaattcAACAATCTATTTTATACCTACATCTAAATTTGGTCCAatatgtccaaaaaattttcaatacaCTTTGATATATTATGCTTTCCATATGGCTTGGATATTACATTTTCATTCTGCAAGAATTTTCAACAACTAAGCCCTTGTTTTGGGAGAAgggggagggaatggaaaggaatgaagagaataattttagaatattattcacttcccttgtttgagagtttttaTAAAGGGAATGAAAAGTTCATTCCCttttttgggagtttaagtgggagggaatggtttgggtaggagggaacactcattcttCTCTATTCCCtttaaacctcaaattttctttCCCCCCGAAATCAGGAAGAATTGGAgggaataaaattaaatttaataaattttttacttaaactcctaaaatacccctatacattcagccatttattttaaaatatgaatctaatagtaatattgtcataaaatgattctattcttttctctctatacTACTCCCAAACAAGTTTATATTCCATTCATTTGcattcatttccattcatttattttaaaacatccaaagaAAGTTACTTAATtacatttcattcttttcatttccattccttttccTAGGTTAAATACATTATattccatttcattcatttccattcctttataatCATTCTATtcaatttcattcatttcccttGTAAACTCCCAAAAGAGTGTATTTGGCGTAACTTTATATTAGTATCCAACTCATTAATGAATTGAGACTAAACTTAATAtcatacagagagagagagagagagagagagagagagagagagagagagagagagagagagagagagagagagagagagagagagagagttacaccaggtgtaactttaaacaatattacaccacctaataacttgttataaaattcaaattttaagagtttcactgttgaattacatgttctatatgtgcttaacatgcatgccaatcagatattatttactatgtgatccataaactcatattaattgttttaaactacaaaaacttaaatttaaacaattgattgataacatgactattaattttttattaccgTGAAATTTTGCAATCATGGAGAGAAtatgaatataatataattcaacagtagatttttcaaaattcacatctaataataagttattaagtggtgtaattcactcaaaaattaaaaaattaatatcaactaaggtgggaaaaaaaataaagaaagataatacCAGAAatcatttagttatttttttaataaatttagatttAGAATAAGTATTctcaaacccaaattttttttcttcccattcTTAAGTAAGTGCACCAAAATAGAATGAAGTGGACCCAAATAAACCAAATGAACTGAAATTAAACTGAAGTGaaccaaataaactaaagtgGTCTAAATTATCGTCCAcataacctttttttatttatttattttttattgatttgttcCTCTATATTTTTAGTACTAGTTCCAGTCATCACACCTCGAATCAATTATCTGGCCACAATCCCTatgataaaagattttttttttaaaaaaataaaccataTAAATCTCGAGTTATTTTGTTTCGAGATTCTAAAGATCAAAGATTCAATCATTCAATTAGGTAAGAAACCTTGGATTAGCTCTAGGAGCAGCACCTACTGATTTCACAATAATGTTCTGGTGGAGCTAGCTGCCGAACACTAGATAGGTTATGTCAACGTCTTCCCCAATGAACTGACAAAGAGTTGAACCTTAATTAATTCAAACTAAATTACACATTACCTATATCATATTCCAATCCATTggcatctttcttttctttggtaaATAAATTCATTGGCACCTTTATGGACTCATTATGTCACAAAAGATTGAAACACTACTTAGTGGGTAGTGGTGGGTCATTGATagatctctttctttttctaagcCATTGACACCATTCTCCTTAAAAAGCCTATTCTGCAGTGAGATTGCTTAAAACCCAACTAATAAGATATTATAATTGTGACTTGTGAGATTAGCATGCcttatttcatttgttttctgTGGGGGAGTACAACTTGAAACCCAACTGAAAATATTAGTAAATTTATGACACAAAAAGACAGGCGCACATTTAAGTTTGTGTATTGCTTTGAAATTCCACTTCTCTTTAATCAAATACTTGAGGAGCTTCTTCTGCTTGCTTTCTAAAattgtcttctttctttttatttcttttatcacaaatcacaatcttTGTCTAGATATTAGATTGGCTTATTTATTAATTTGCTTATTTGTCGAAAGTGGGTAAAACTAAAAATGTAGCTAGAAAAAgtgaaactttttaaaaatctgTATGTAAAGAAATAAATTCTAGAAAAAAGCTAAACCAAATGCAAATGAACTAATGTGTTACAATTTCAagactttctttctttctttttttgtgtggctAAAGTGAGGTATGTGATgccatgcattttttttaataagagattCAAATCAAGGAGTTTGAAAGATGTATAATCTGATTAATCCAATATTAATTTAGATTAAGAGATTGGAAACCCCTTAAAAGCCTAATTTTAGGGAAGGGTCCCCCTTCCATGATTCCAGGCTCCCACAGAAAGGAGTGGCAATCATTGAAAGAACCGTAGTATTCAACTCAAACCATTAGTATTCATGTATGTTTGTGACATTAGACCAAATGGGTTCTAAAAATAGATCTGGAAAAATAAGTGGAAAGTATGACTAGACTTGCAAATTTGCATATATTAATATAGTCTTGTGCGATTCCCTCCTCTCTCAGTGCTTATTAGTTATTAGTCAAATAGAGTTGGCGAGCTAAACACCCAAATGAGAGGAAAAGAGCTTTTCTTTCACTAAGATAAAGAGGTACAAAATCCAAGGATTGATACGTTTTTGGTGTATCATATATTCGAGACAAGTTGGTCTGAAAGAACAGTGGGCTACTAGGCATGGACCTCtagttttaactaaataaaatcacTCACTCAATCAAGTTCTTAAATAAAGTTGAAGCAAATAATGTGCTCTGCTCAAGCATATTTTCCCCTTTGTGGCCAAACTTGTTACACGCATACATAGAACGAGTGAGTGACCTAAGCTTGCTGTTGTGGAACAAAGCATGCCCCTTCTTTGTACAATGGATTGCTATCATATTTCTTATCTAAATTAACAATGATAAATGATTGTTTTTAGCTGCCAATGTTCTCATTTAAAGGCAAAACAGTATATAATTGATTTCCAAAACCTTTTGGTGTAAAGGCATATCTCATGTCCAGGACAACTTCACTTTACCGAGCCATGTGTAAATATATCACATTAAAAAGATTAATGGAGAAAATGAGCCATTTTGTTTTGAACTCAAAGGGATTATAATACTATCTTTTGGCTCTATCCAGACTTCATGTATTTTGATCTACATTGGAATATTCTATAGTATGATCTGCTTTTGTTtccagatttatttttttgattttatatgaatgtgtgtatatatgttgTAATTTTAGTTGGGTTATAAGAGAGAGCTTAACTTCAAGCACATTGTTAAGTAAATTTATTGTTGCTTATATGTCTTCTTTTTGTTGTAATTTGCATCTTCCTGGTGCAGTCCTGAATGCTTGCAGGAAGGagcttttgtttctctttaatAATATTCTCAAGCTTACCACAcatttttaaactcattttgTCAGGAAGGagcttttgtttctctttaatAATATTCTCAATCTTACCACAcatttttaaactcattttgTCATAACTGTCCTACGTGACAG
This DNA window, taken from Quercus robur chromosome 2, dhQueRobu3.1, whole genome shotgun sequence, encodes the following:
- the LOC126697283 gene encoding uncharacterized protein LOC126697283, producing the protein MFVARLSTEDNNRESKKAKRGALPVLGFSNEDKIGTIQPNDDILVVTLRIGGFDVKRVLVDQGSAVEVMYLDLYRGLNLKPEDLMAYDSPLVSFEGKTVTPRGQIRLPIQTSSDVVEVDFIVVDAYSPYTAIVARPWLHALGAISSTLH